A single Saccharolobus shibatae B12 DNA region contains:
- the dnaG gene encoding DNA primase DnaG, whose amino-acid sequence MKYDIKLRFEVEGIVEKTDVIGAIFGQTENLFGDEFDLRELQDKGRLGRIIVEIKTKGGKSEGEIIIPSNLDRIETALIAAMVESVDKVGPYNSKFELIEIEDIRAEKLKKIIERAKGILSSWSKEKSLDIKEVINEISSAVKVGEITEYGPERLPAGPDVDKDPNLIIVEGRADVINLLRYGYKNVIAVEGATSRIPETVVSLSKMKKTVIAFLDGDHGGDLILKELLSNNVKIDFVARAPVGREVEELTGKEIAKALSNMMPLTQYLKKIQEAEQAIAKNVIAKEEKPIQPEATQQLVQITLPQNVLEEIKKLPGTLEGVLYDNNWNLIEKVQVRDIIPKLEAYEDNKVAYIVFDGVITQRLLDLASQKNIKMIIGARIGGINKRPQNVDILTFTDIISS is encoded by the coding sequence ATGAAATATGATATAAAGTTAAGATTTGAAGTAGAAGGTATTGTCGAAAAAACTGATGTAATAGGCGCAATATTTGGTCAAACTGAAAACTTATTTGGAGACGAATTTGACCTAAGAGAGTTACAAGATAAAGGAAGATTAGGAAGAATTATCGTAGAGATTAAAACTAAAGGAGGGAAAAGCGAAGGGGAAATAATAATACCATCTAACTTAGACAGGATTGAGACCGCGTTAATTGCTGCAATGGTTGAAAGCGTAGACAAGGTAGGACCATATAATTCAAAATTTGAACTGATAGAAATAGAAGACATTAGGGCCGAAAAACTTAAAAAAATCATAGAAAGAGCAAAGGGAATCTTATCAAGCTGGAGTAAAGAGAAATCACTAGATATAAAGGAAGTAATAAACGAGATAAGCAGTGCAGTAAAGGTAGGCGAAATAACAGAGTATGGACCAGAAAGATTACCCGCTGGTCCAGATGTGGATAAGGATCCTAATTTAATTATAGTAGAGGGAAGAGCTGATGTAATAAACTTACTAAGATATGGTTATAAAAACGTAATAGCTGTAGAAGGGGCAACATCAAGGATACCAGAAACAGTAGTTAGCTTATCCAAGATGAAGAAGACAGTAATAGCGTTTTTAGATGGAGATCATGGTGGAGATCTAATACTCAAAGAATTATTGAGTAATAATGTAAAGATAGATTTTGTAGCAAGAGCACCAGTAGGGAGAGAAGTAGAAGAGTTAACAGGGAAGGAGATCGCAAAAGCACTATCTAATATGATGCCATTAACTCAATATCTAAAGAAGATTCAGGAGGCAGAACAAGCGATAGCTAAAAATGTGATTGCAAAAGAAGAAAAACCAATACAACCTGAAGCTACACAACAGCTAGTGCAGATAACTTTACCACAGAATGTTTTAGAAGAGATCAAAAAACTTCCTGGTACTTTAGAGGGTGTTCTCTACGATAATAATTGGAATTTAATTGAGAAAGTTCAAGTGCGAGATATAATACCTAAGCTAGAGGCTTACGAAGATAATAAAGTAGCATATATAGTATTTGATGGAGTTATAACTCAAAGACTACTAGATCTAGCCTCTCAAAAGAATATTAAGATGATAATAGGAGCTAGAATAGGTGGAATAAACAAGAGACCACAAAACGTCGATATATTAACATTTACCGACATTATTTCTTCTTAG
- a CDS encoding tyrosine--tRNA ligase, with protein MSIDQRLQLITRNAAEIITIDELRKKLESKEKLKGYIGFEPSGLFHIGWLIWTQKVKDLVEAGVNMTLLRATWHAWINDKLGGDLNLIKMAADYTVEVIKNYGVDITKLNIVDADDMVKEKDYWALVIKVAKNASLARIKRALTIMGRRAEEAEIDASKLIYPAMQVSDIFYLDLDIALGGTDQRKAHMLARDVAEKMGKKKIVSIHTPLLVGLQGGQRMSITEGMEEDDIQAEIKMSKSKPESAIFVSDSREDVERKIMGAYCPKGVAENNPILQILKYIIFPRYNFVKIERDIRYGGDVEFKDYEELERAYIEGKIHPMDLKKATARRLNEILEPIRKSLERKPEFEEMIQKISKSVTR; from the coding sequence ATGAGTATCGATCAAAGGTTACAGCTTATAACGAGAAATGCAGCTGAAATAATAACTATAGATGAGTTAAGGAAAAAATTAGAATCTAAAGAGAAATTAAAAGGTTATATAGGATTTGAGCCAAGTGGGCTCTTTCACATTGGATGGTTGATATGGACGCAAAAAGTGAAAGATTTAGTAGAAGCAGGCGTTAATATGACCCTATTAAGAGCAACTTGGCATGCGTGGATTAACGATAAGTTAGGTGGAGATCTAAACCTAATAAAGATGGCAGCTGATTACACAGTTGAAGTAATAAAAAATTACGGAGTTGACATAACTAAGTTAAACATAGTTGATGCTGACGATATGGTTAAGGAGAAAGATTATTGGGCTCTTGTAATAAAAGTAGCTAAGAACGCTAGTCTAGCAAGAATAAAAAGAGCACTAACAATAATGGGAAGAAGAGCAGAAGAAGCGGAAATAGACGCATCAAAACTGATATATCCAGCCATGCAAGTTAGTGACATATTTTACCTAGATTTAGATATTGCACTAGGAGGAACAGATCAGAGAAAAGCCCACATGCTAGCAAGAGATGTAGCAGAAAAAATGGGCAAGAAGAAGATAGTATCGATACATACACCACTTTTAGTTGGGCTTCAAGGAGGGCAGAGAATGAGCATAACGGAGGGAATGGAAGAAGATGACATACAAGCTGAGATAAAGATGAGCAAGTCAAAGCCAGAATCTGCGATTTTCGTTAGTGATAGTAGAGAGGATGTAGAGAGAAAGATAATGGGTGCATATTGTCCTAAAGGTGTAGCAGAAAATAATCCAATTCTTCAAATATTGAAGTATATTATATTTCCACGTTATAATTTTGTAAAGATTGAAAGAGATATTAGATATGGTGGAGACGTTGAATTTAAGGATTACGAGGAGTTAGAAAGGGCTTATATTGAAGGAAAAATACATCCGATGGATTTAAAGAAGGCTACTGCGAGAAGATTAAATGAGATATTAGAACCTATAAGAAAGAGTTTAGAAAGGAAACCCGAATTCGAGGAAATGATTCAGAAGATATCTAAAAGTGTAACAAGGTAA